In a single window of the Myxococcus fulvus genome:
- a CDS encoding ABC transporter permease produces the protein MERLLGEVRYALRSLRKSPGFTLVAVLALALGIGANSAVFSVVNGVLLVPPPLESPERLVDLANDIQAADLTGISISIPEYQDFSTLPRVFSSVAAFVWRDMTLTGGGAAQRFGVMAGTPTLLPTLGMTPMLGRGFTEDDAAREGGRVVVLTHKVWRAHFSEDPGVLGRTLQLDGQPYTVVGVLPQGVVFPQSADLYVPFVAPVEHVTLRTTRYLSAIARMKPGVTVEEARADMARVAHQMQQGEPRYGGIGWSIRVRSLEDRVVGDVRGTLWLLLGAVGFVLLVACGSVANLMLARAAAREREVSIRAALGASRGRLMAQFLTESLLLSLAGGALGLLFALWCTDGLLAFIGDALPRAAQVRLDPRSLLFTLGVTLLTSVVFGLVPALQASRVDLDAVMREGARGTHGGRSATLRSGLVVGQVAFALVLLVGAGLFLKSLLVVRGVDAGFKPEGVLTGRLSLPAARYVEPARRLAFQRELLERLEALPGVESVGLTNLLPLGGLSTSGLEFESRPTVPGEQLPAVEFRLASPDYLRTLGAKLLQGRLHQDLGELELAPEVVINRRFAEVYWPQGNALGQRLALEPRKGQWATVVGIIDDVREWGLVEPARPAAYWSLSASPGAYLGLVVRVASGAPESVRTAVEAQLRQVDPDVPLFSVAPLARLVDASIGSRSLTALLMGLFAGTALLLSALGITGVVGYSVARRTRELGIRMALGAARSDVLWLVLRQGLGLAGLGVAAGLVMSLGLARLLGALLHGVTAYDPWTFAGVAALLGAVALAATWLPARRATRVDPIISLRSE, from the coding sequence ATGGAGCGGCTCCTGGGAGAGGTGCGGTACGCGCTGCGCTCGCTGCGCAAGAGCCCCGGCTTCACGCTGGTGGCGGTGCTGGCGCTGGCGCTGGGCATCGGCGCGAACAGCGCGGTCTTCAGCGTGGTGAACGGCGTGCTGCTGGTGCCGCCGCCGCTGGAGTCACCGGAGCGTCTGGTCGACCTGGCCAACGACATCCAGGCGGCGGACCTCACGGGCATCTCCATCTCCATCCCCGAGTATCAGGACTTCAGCACCCTGCCGCGCGTCTTCTCCTCGGTGGCGGCGTTCGTCTGGCGCGACATGACGCTGACGGGCGGCGGCGCGGCGCAGCGCTTCGGCGTGATGGCCGGCACGCCCACGCTCCTGCCCACGCTGGGCATGACGCCCATGCTGGGGCGCGGCTTCACCGAGGACGACGCGGCCCGGGAGGGGGGCCGGGTGGTGGTGCTGACGCACAAGGTGTGGCGCGCGCACTTCTCCGAGGACCCGGGCGTGCTGGGCCGCACGCTGCAGCTCGACGGTCAGCCCTACACGGTGGTGGGGGTGCTGCCCCAGGGCGTGGTGTTCCCCCAGAGCGCGGACCTCTACGTGCCCTTCGTCGCGCCCGTGGAGCACGTCACCCTGCGCACCACGCGCTACCTCTCCGCGATTGCGCGGATGAAGCCGGGCGTGACGGTGGAGGAGGCCCGCGCGGACATGGCCCGGGTCGCCCACCAGATGCAGCAGGGGGAGCCTCGCTACGGGGGCATCGGCTGGTCCATCCGCGTCCGCTCGCTGGAGGACCGGGTGGTGGGCGACGTGCGCGGGACGCTGTGGCTGCTCTTGGGCGCGGTGGGCTTCGTGCTCCTGGTGGCGTGCGGCAGCGTGGCGAATCTCATGCTGGCCCGGGCGGCGGCGCGCGAGCGCGAGGTGTCCATCCGCGCGGCGCTGGGGGCGAGCCGGGGCCGGCTGATGGCGCAGTTCCTCACCGAGAGCCTGCTGTTGTCGCTCGCGGGCGGCGCGCTGGGGCTGCTCTTCGCGCTGTGGTGCACGGACGGCCTGCTGGCCTTCATCGGGGACGCGCTGCCGCGCGCGGCCCAGGTGCGACTGGACCCCAGGTCGCTGCTCTTCACGCTGGGGGTGACCTTGCTCACCAGCGTGGTGTTCGGGCTGGTGCCCGCGCTGCAGGCGAGCCGCGTGGACCTGGACGCGGTGATGCGCGAGGGCGCGCGAGGCACGCACGGCGGGCGCTCGGCGACGCTGCGCTCGGGGCTGGTGGTGGGGCAGGTGGCGTTCGCCCTGGTGCTGCTGGTGGGCGCGGGCCTGTTCCTGAAGAGCCTCCTGGTGGTGCGAGGCGTGGACGCGGGCTTCAAGCCGGAGGGCGTGCTCACCGGTCGGCTCTCCCTCCCGGCCGCGCGCTACGTCGAGCCCGCGCGCCGGCTGGCCTTCCAGCGCGAGCTGCTGGAGCGCCTGGAGGCGCTGCCCGGCGTGGAGTCCGTGGGGCTCACCAACCTGCTGCCGCTGGGCGGCCTCTCCACGAGCGGCCTGGAGTTCGAGAGCCGCCCCACCGTGCCGGGCGAGCAGCTCCCCGCGGTGGAGTTCCGGCTGGCGAGCCCGGACTACCTGCGCACGCTGGGCGCGAAGCTGCTCCAGGGGCGGCTGCACCAGGACCTCGGTGAGCTGGAGCTGGCGCCGGAGGTGGTCATCAACCGGCGCTTCGCGGAGGTGTACTGGCCCCAGGGCAACGCGCTGGGACAGCGACTGGCGCTGGAGCCGCGCAAGGGGCAGTGGGCCACGGTGGTGGGAATCATCGACGACGTGCGGGAGTGGGGGCTCGTGGAGCCCGCGCGCCCCGCGGCGTACTGGTCCCTGTCCGCGTCGCCCGGGGCCTACCTGGGGCTGGTGGTGCGGGTGGCGTCCGGTGCGCCGGAGTCGGTGCGCACGGCCGTCGAGGCCCAGCTGCGCCAGGTGGACCCGGACGTGCCGCTGTTCAGCGTGGCGCCGCTGGCGCGCCTGGTGGATGCGTCCATCGGCTCGCGCAGCCTGACGGCGCTGCTCATGGGGTTGTTCGCGGGCACGGCGCTGCTCCTGTCGGCGCTGGGCATCACCGGCGTGGTGGGCTACTCGGTGGCGCGGCGCACGCGGGAGCTGGGCATCCGCATGGCGCTGGGCGCGGCGCGCTCGGACGTGCTGTGGCTGGTACTGCGCCAGGGGTTGGGCCTCGCGGGGCTGGGCGTGGCGGCGGGCCTGGTGATGTCGCTGGGGCTGGCGCGCTTGCTGGGCGCGCTGCTCCATGGCGTGACGGCGTATGACCCCTGGACCTTCGCGGGTGTCGCGGCGCTCCTGGGCGCGGTGGCGCTGGCGGCCACGTGGCTGCCGGCGCGCCGGGCCACGCGCGTGGACCCCATCATCTCCTTGCGCTCCGAGTGA
- a CDS encoding ABC transporter ATP-binding protein, with protein MTSPLISLRQVEKSYPLAGGRTWVLRNIDLDIQAGEFVTLMGPSGAGKSTLLSVLGLLDAEWKGEYVLDGQAVHAMKPKERGELSRRTIGFVFQQYHLLDNLTVAENLEVPLSYRNLKRGEREALVGDMLDRFQLVGKKDLFPSQLSGGQQQLVGIARALIATPKILLADEPTGNLHSAQARHIMEVFQTLNKQGTTIIQVTHSEANAAYGHRIIQLADGWLQKP; from the coding sequence ATGACCTCTCCCCTCATCTCCCTGCGCCAGGTCGAGAAGTCCTATCCCCTGGCGGGCGGCCGCACCTGGGTGCTGCGCAACATCGACCTGGACATCCAGGCCGGCGAGTTCGTCACGCTGATGGGCCCCTCCGGCGCGGGCAAGTCCACGCTGCTCTCCGTGCTGGGCCTGCTCGACGCCGAGTGGAAGGGCGAGTACGTCCTGGACGGTCAGGCCGTGCACGCGATGAAGCCCAAGGAGCGCGGCGAGCTGTCCCGGCGCACCATCGGCTTCGTGTTCCAGCAGTACCACCTGCTCGACAACCTCACGGTGGCCGAGAACCTGGAGGTGCCGCTGTCCTATCGGAACCTCAAGCGCGGCGAGCGCGAGGCGCTGGTGGGCGACATGCTGGACCGCTTCCAGCTGGTGGGGAAGAAGGACCTGTTCCCCTCGCAGCTCTCCGGCGGGCAGCAGCAGCTGGTGGGCATCGCCCGCGCGCTCATCGCCACGCCCAAGATTCTGTTGGCGGACGAGCCCACGGGCAACCTCCACTCGGCCCAGGCCAGGCACATCATGGAGGTGTTCCAGACGCTCAACAAGCAGGGCACCACCATCATCCAGGTGACGCACTCGGAGGCCAACGCGGCCTACGGCCACCGCATCATCCAGCTCGCCGACGGCTGGCTCCAGAAGCCCTGA
- a CDS encoding Crp/Fnr family transcriptional regulator encodes MTTAREVLRGLAGSALPEWDTVAPLLRARTLRKGEFLFHVGEVRPCIFIVTKGLVKMVYETTEGRAWVKAFAGEGTCFASLVALAPGGVTSFSTQAVVESRVEQLDFAQVRRLAAHHLEWQRAVSRAFEVYGLRKEKREMELLTLSAEERYQRFLDEHPELAPLLAQRDIASYIRVTPVALSRIRARMRGRRRVS; translated from the coding sequence ATGACGACGGCGAGGGAGGTGCTGCGGGGGCTGGCGGGAAGCGCGCTGCCCGAGTGGGACACGGTAGCGCCGCTGTTGCGCGCGAGGACGTTGCGCAAGGGGGAGTTCCTCTTCCACGTGGGGGAAGTGAGGCCGTGCATCTTCATCGTCACGAAGGGGTTGGTGAAGATGGTCTACGAGACGACCGAGGGGCGGGCGTGGGTGAAGGCGTTCGCGGGGGAGGGGACGTGCTTCGCGAGCCTGGTGGCCCTGGCACCTGGAGGCGTCACGAGCTTCTCCACGCAGGCGGTGGTGGAGTCGCGGGTGGAGCAGCTCGACTTCGCGCAGGTGCGGCGGCTGGCCGCGCATCACCTGGAATGGCAGCGGGCGGTGAGCCGGGCGTTCGAGGTGTATGGGCTGCGCAAGGAGAAGCGGGAGATGGAACTGCTCACGCTGTCCGCCGAGGAGCGCTACCAGCGCTTCCTCGACGAGCATCCGGAGCTGGCGCCGCTGCTGGCACAGCGGGACATCGCGAGCTACATCCGGGTGACGCCCGTGGCGCTGAGCCGCATCCGCGCGCGGATGCGCGGGCGGCGGCGCGTGTCATGA
- a CDS encoding ABC transporter permease, with protein sequence MLSDVSMDVKYALRTMRQSPVFTVAAVLVLMLGIGVTTALFSVVDAVLLRPLPFPEPERLVVLANEKPGKLLARYSLPNYEDIAARSTQMRSMTAYGQRLMNLTGQGDAEQLRGAVVVGDFFGAFGTKPMVGRTFVPEERDARLAVISHTRWMKEGGGAGVLGRTMTLGGQPYTVIGVMPPSFDVPSHTTEVWVPFDSLPGAATSEERTQRGFRSFSVAARLVPGATLESARHELKSLGEALLSRDDATLALGVARYSDSLTHGVSLLLWVLLGAVSLVLLLAAANVAHLQLARAAARQRELGIRVALGAGRGRLVRQLLTESVLLALMGGVGGVLLALWTTDVLMVLGADKLPRAGEVVVHGRVLLFALAVTLTTGVGVGLVPALQRTQLSPATVLGRGATEKSRGRTHAALVVAEVALALMLVTGAGLMLKSFWRMYQADPGLDPVGVFVARLALPQVSYDTPERMEAFHRELTARLAARPEVVGVGVGESLPAGGSISRSGYWKEGTEDPPVRPDALINATTPGFLEALRVPLRAGRLLTEADGANAPRVMVVSERFAREVFPGEDPLGRRVSFGGDDAQGNPLWTTVVGVVADVAYAGVEAGHEPTAYIPMAQEPTTDGQLAVRAAPGLDPRSLESVVREELRAVDSTVALARVGTLEDRLATDLGQPRFRAVLLGAFGVLALVLAAVGIYGVMSYSVAQRSHEMGVRLALGARGADVLWLVVGQALRRVGLGLGLGLLGALAAHRFMEGLLYGMGALDVPVLAGVALLLLGTAWLASWLPARRAANVDPASVLRRG encoded by the coding sequence ATGCTGAGCGACGTGTCGATGGACGTGAAGTACGCCCTGCGGACGATGCGCCAGTCGCCCGTCTTCACGGTGGCGGCGGTGCTGGTGTTGATGCTGGGCATCGGGGTGACGACGGCGCTGTTCAGCGTCGTGGACGCGGTGCTGCTGCGTCCGTTGCCCTTCCCGGAGCCTGAGCGACTGGTGGTGCTGGCCAACGAGAAGCCCGGGAAGCTGCTGGCGCGCTACAGCCTGCCCAACTATGAGGACATCGCGGCGCGCTCCACGCAGATGCGCTCGATGACCGCGTACGGCCAACGGTTGATGAACCTCACCGGCCAGGGTGACGCCGAGCAGCTTCGCGGGGCGGTGGTGGTGGGGGACTTCTTCGGGGCCTTCGGCACGAAGCCGATGGTGGGGAGGACCTTCGTTCCCGAGGAGCGCGACGCGCGGCTGGCCGTCATCTCGCACACGCGCTGGATGAAGGAGGGCGGCGGCGCGGGCGTGCTGGGCCGCACGATGACGCTGGGCGGTCAGCCCTACACGGTGATTGGGGTGATGCCGCCGTCCTTCGACGTGCCCTCCCACACCACCGAGGTCTGGGTGCCCTTCGACAGCCTGCCGGGCGCGGCCACGTCGGAGGAGCGCACGCAGCGGGGCTTCCGCTCCTTCTCCGTGGCGGCGAGGCTGGTCCCGGGCGCGACGCTCGAGTCGGCGCGCCACGAGCTGAAGAGCCTGGGCGAGGCGCTGCTCTCGCGGGACGACGCCACCCTGGCGCTGGGGGTGGCTCGCTACTCGGACTCCCTCACCCACGGCGTCAGCCTGCTGCTGTGGGTGCTGCTGGGCGCGGTGTCCCTGGTGTTGCTGCTGGCGGCGGCCAACGTGGCGCACCTGCAGCTGGCGCGCGCGGCGGCGCGGCAGCGTGAGCTGGGCATCCGCGTGGCGCTGGGCGCCGGGCGCGGCCGGCTGGTGCGTCAGCTCCTCACGGAGAGCGTGCTGCTGGCGCTGATGGGCGGCGTGGGCGGCGTGCTGCTGGCGCTGTGGACCACCGACGTGCTGATGGTGCTGGGGGCCGACAAGCTGCCCCGCGCGGGCGAGGTGGTGGTGCATGGCCGCGTGCTGCTCTTCGCGCTGGCGGTGACGCTGACGACGGGCGTGGGCGTGGGCCTGGTGCCGGCGCTCCAGCGCACGCAGCTGTCGCCGGCGACGGTGCTGGGGCGCGGGGCGACGGAGAAGTCCCGGGGACGCACGCACGCGGCGCTGGTGGTCGCGGAGGTGGCGCTCGCGTTGATGCTCGTCACCGGGGCGGGGCTGATGCTCAAGAGCTTCTGGCGGATGTACCAGGCGGACCCGGGCCTGGACCCGGTGGGCGTCTTCGTGGCCCGCCTGGCGCTGCCGCAGGTCTCCTATGACACGCCGGAGCGGATGGAGGCCTTCCATCGGGAGCTGACGGCGCGGCTCGCCGCGCGTCCGGAGGTCGTGGGCGTGGGCGTGGGGGAAAGCCTCCCGGCGGGTGGCTCCATCTCCCGCTCGGGCTACTGGAAGGAGGGCACCGAGGACCCGCCGGTGCGGCCCGACGCGCTCATCAACGCCACCACGCCGGGCTTCCTGGAGGCGCTGCGCGTGCCGCTGCGGGCGGGGCGCCTGTTGACGGAGGCGGACGGCGCGAACGCGCCCCGGGTCATGGTGGTGAGCGAGCGCTTCGCGCGGGAGGTCTTCCCCGGCGAGGACCCGCTGGGCCGCCGCGTCTCCTTCGGAGGCGACGACGCGCAAGGCAACCCGCTGTGGACGACGGTGGTGGGCGTGGTGGCGGACGTGGCGTACGCGGGGGTGGAGGCGGGGCACGAGCCCACCGCGTACATCCCCATGGCGCAGGAGCCGACGACGGACGGACAGCTCGCGGTGCGGGCGGCGCCGGGCCTGGACCCGAGGTCGCTGGAGTCGGTGGTGCGCGAGGAGCTGCGCGCGGTGGACTCCACGGTGGCGCTCGCGCGCGTGGGCACGCTGGAGGACCGGCTGGCGACGGACCTGGGACAGCCGCGCTTCCGGGCGGTGTTGCTGGGGGCCTTCGGGGTGCTGGCGCTGGTGCTCGCGGCGGTGGGCATCTACGGCGTGATGTCCTACTCGGTGGCGCAGCGCTCGCACGAGATGGGCGTGCGGCTGGCACTGGGCGCGCGGGGCGCGGACGTGCTGTGGCTGGTGGTGGGGCAGGCGCTGCGGCGGGTGGGGCTGGGGTTGGGCCTGGGGCTGCTGGGTGCGCTGGCGGCCCACCGCTTCATGGAGGGCCTGCTGTACGGGATGGGCGCATTGGATGTTCCGGTGTTGGCTGGCGTCGCGCTGCTGCTATTGGGGACCGCTTGGCTGGCGAGCTGGCTCCCTGCCCGCAGGGCGGCCAACGTGGACCCCGCGTCGGTGCTTCGTCGCGGCTGA
- a CDS encoding winged helix-turn-helix domain-containing protein, which produces MAIPDYQALMLPVLDHLRDGQPHELRVLREEIATALKLTDEDRAELLPSGAQAVFDNRVGWAKT; this is translated from the coding sequence ATGGCCATCCCCGACTATCAGGCCCTGATGTTGCCCGTGCTCGACCACCTCAGGGACGGGCAGCCGCATGAACTGCGTGTCCTGCGCGAGGAAATCGCTACCGCGCTGAAGCTGACGGATGAGGACCGCGCGGAGCTGCTTCCCAGCGGGGCGCAGGCCGTGTTCGACAACCGCGTCGGCTGGGCAAAGACCTAG
- a CDS encoding methyltransferase family protein: MSLMVLLHRTAPLLELWGRPSRWLGGALVLGGIVVAQWHARLFKKLGTNINTFEEPGTLTREGLFRFTRNPMYLGFVTSLLGLAIALGSASPFLILAAFVLLTHFWYIRVEEQALLRKFGARYVEYQRAVRRWL, encoded by the coding sequence ATGTCCCTCATGGTCCTCTTGCACCGAACCGCGCCACTGCTCGAGCTGTGGGGACGTCCCTCCCGCTGGCTCGGCGGCGCCCTCGTCCTGGGGGGCATCGTGGTCGCGCAATGGCATGCGCGACTCTTCAAGAAGCTGGGCACCAACATCAACACCTTCGAGGAGCCCGGCACCCTCACCCGCGAGGGCCTGTTCCGCTTCACCCGCAACCCCATGTACCTGGGCTTCGTCACCAGCCTCCTCGGGCTCGCCATTGCCCTGGGGTCCGCTTCCCCCTTCCTCATCCTCGCCGCCTTCGTCCTGCTCACCCACTTCTGGTACATCCGCGTCGAGGAACAGGCCCTGCTCCGCAAGTTCGGCGCCCGATATGTCGAATACCAGCGCGCCGTGCGCCGCTGGCTATGA
- a CDS encoding sigma-54-dependent transcriptional regulator has translation MSESLSVSVPTPVPPSPAPVAAARPSRILIADDQADVLEALRLLLKRDGHTVVTAQSPAGALATLEAEDVDLVLMDLNYARDTTSGKEGMDLLGRIRAQDASLPVVVMTAWSSVEGAVEAMRGGARDYVQKPWDNTRLLATLRTQLELSRALKRSRRLEEENQHLRRGQGGLPNLVSESRAMVPVRRMIERVAPSAANVLVTGEHGTGKEVVARLLHASSTRADRAFVAVNSGGLSEGVFESELFGHVKGAFTDAKTDRIGCFELADGGTLFLDEIGNMPLSQQAKLLRVLQTGELHPVGSSKTRRVDVRVVSATNVDLPKAVAEGRFREDLLYRLNTVEVPLPALRERREDIPLLAAHFLAEHGKRYGRHDVRMSAGALEALLSYPWPGNVRELEHAVERSLLMAVGNEVTAEDLLLRRAGREGLSRLEEMTLEEVERYLIERALARHEGNVSEAAKGLGLSRSALYRRLQYYGIKGAR, from the coding sequence GTGTCCGAGTCACTCTCTGTTTCCGTTCCCACCCCCGTCCCCCCGTCGCCGGCCCCGGTGGCCGCCGCGAGGCCCTCGCGCATCCTCATCGCGGACGACCAGGCCGACGTGCTGGAGGCCCTGCGCCTGCTGCTCAAGCGTGACGGCCACACCGTCGTCACCGCGCAGTCGCCTGCCGGAGCGCTCGCCACGCTGGAGGCCGAGGACGTGGACCTGGTCCTGATGGACCTGAACTACGCGCGCGACACGACGTCCGGCAAGGAGGGCATGGACCTGCTCGGCCGCATCCGCGCGCAGGACGCGTCGCTGCCGGTGGTGGTGATGACGGCGTGGAGCAGCGTGGAGGGCGCGGTGGAGGCCATGCGCGGCGGCGCGCGCGACTACGTGCAGAAGCCGTGGGACAACACGCGGCTGCTCGCCACGCTGCGCACGCAGCTGGAGCTGAGCCGCGCGCTCAAGCGCAGCCGCCGGCTGGAGGAGGAGAACCAGCACCTGCGCCGGGGCCAGGGCGGGCTGCCGAACCTGGTCTCCGAGTCGCGCGCGATGGTGCCGGTGCGCCGCATGATTGAGCGCGTGGCGCCGTCGGCCGCCAACGTGCTGGTGACGGGGGAGCACGGCACGGGCAAGGAGGTGGTGGCCAGGCTGCTGCACGCGTCCTCCACGCGCGCGGACCGGGCCTTCGTGGCGGTGAACTCCGGCGGCCTGTCGGAGGGGGTCTTCGAGAGCGAGCTGTTCGGCCACGTGAAGGGCGCCTTCACGGACGCGAAGACGGACCGCATCGGCTGTTTCGAGCTGGCGGACGGCGGCACGCTGTTCCTGGACGAAATCGGGAACATGCCGCTGTCGCAGCAGGCGAAGCTCTTGCGCGTGCTGCAGACGGGCGAGCTGCACCCGGTGGGCTCGTCGAAGACGCGGCGGGTGGACGTGCGCGTGGTGAGCGCGACGAACGTGGACCTGCCCAAGGCGGTGGCAGAGGGCCGCTTCCGCGAGGACCTGCTGTACCGCCTCAACACGGTGGAGGTGCCGCTGCCGGCGCTGCGTGAGCGGCGCGAGGACATCCCGCTGCTCGCGGCGCACTTCCTGGCCGAGCACGGCAAGCGCTACGGGCGCCATGACGTGCGGATGTCGGCGGGGGCGCTGGAGGCGCTCTTGTCCTATCCGTGGCCGGGCAACGTGCGCGAGCTGGAGCACGCGGTGGAGCGCTCGCTGCTGATGGCGGTGGGCAACGAGGTGACGGCGGAGGATTTGCTGCTCCGCCGGGCGGGGCGTGAGGGGCTGTCGCGGCTGGAGGAGATGACGCTGGAGGAGGTGGAGCGCTACCTCATCGAGCGGGCGCTGGCGCGGCACGAGGGCAACGTGAGCGAGGCGGCGAAGGGGCTGGGCCTGTCGCGCAGCGCGCTGTACCGTCGGCTCCAGTACTACGGCATCAAGGGAGCAAGGTGA
- a CDS encoding sensor histidine kinase, whose translation MRRERGPWPHDLQVLALTWLAGLPGGVASLALVWTGDFSSKVRWTLTTLVVGIFLGVGLLVRERVMRPLHAVANLLAALREGDYSTRGRGARAGDALGEVLLEVNALGDTLREQRLGALEAGALLEQVMEEIDVTVLAFDVAGTLRLVNRAGEKLLGQSRSQLMGKGAGSVGLADLLEGPAPRRLSRTFAEEGGPYELRRGAFRQGGLPHHLVVIADLRLALREQEREAWRRLVRVLSHEINNSLAPIQSIAEALRDTLVMEPRPSDWEDDAKSGLGIVARRSEALARFMSAYARLARLPPPVLRGVEVDGWVRRVAALEHRKSVAVRTGPSLVVRGDSDQLEQLLINLVRNAVDAVLAEPRGGDVWVSWAVLSPGAVEVWVEDEGPGLADTGNLFVPFFTTKPQGSGIGLALSQQIAEAHGGTLRLENRPEGRGCRARLRLPLEARAAMVG comes from the coding sequence GTGAGGCGCGAGCGCGGGCCCTGGCCACATGACCTGCAGGTGCTGGCCCTGACGTGGCTGGCGGGACTGCCGGGCGGGGTGGCGTCGCTCGCGCTGGTGTGGACGGGAGACTTCTCGTCGAAGGTCCGCTGGACGCTCACCACGCTGGTGGTGGGCATCTTCCTGGGCGTGGGGCTCCTGGTGCGCGAGCGGGTGATGCGGCCGCTGCACGCGGTGGCGAACCTGTTGGCCGCGCTGCGCGAGGGGGACTACTCGACGCGCGGGCGTGGGGCTCGGGCGGGTGACGCGCTGGGCGAGGTGCTGCTGGAGGTGAACGCGCTGGGCGACACCTTGCGCGAGCAGCGGCTGGGGGCGTTGGAGGCGGGGGCGCTGCTCGAGCAGGTGATGGAGGAGATCGACGTCACGGTGCTGGCCTTCGACGTGGCGGGGACGCTGCGGTTGGTGAACCGGGCGGGTGAGAAGCTGTTGGGCCAGTCGCGCTCGCAGTTGATGGGGAAGGGCGCGGGCTCGGTGGGGCTGGCGGACCTGTTGGAGGGCCCGGCGCCGCGCAGGCTGTCGCGCACCTTCGCGGAGGAGGGCGGGCCGTACGAGCTGCGGCGCGGGGCGTTCCGTCAGGGCGGGCTGCCGCATCACCTGGTGGTGATTGCCGATTTGCGACTGGCGTTGCGCGAGCAGGAGCGCGAGGCGTGGCGCCGGCTGGTGCGCGTGTTGAGCCATGAAATCAACAACTCGCTGGCGCCCATCCAGTCCATCGCGGAGGCGCTGCGGGACACGCTGGTGATGGAGCCTCGGCCGTCGGACTGGGAGGACGACGCGAAGAGCGGGCTGGGAATCGTGGCGAGGCGCTCGGAGGCGCTGGCGCGGTTCATGTCCGCGTATGCGCGGCTGGCCAGGCTGCCGCCGCCCGTGCTGCGAGGCGTGGAGGTGGACGGGTGGGTGCGGCGCGTGGCGGCGCTGGAGCACCGCAAGTCCGTGGCGGTGCGGACGGGGCCGTCGTTGGTGGTGCGGGGGGACTCGGACCAATTGGAGCAGTTGCTCATCAACCTGGTGCGCAACGCCGTGGACGCGGTGCTGGCGGAGCCGCGCGGGGGCGACGTCTGGGTGTCGTGGGCGGTGTTGTCGCCGGGGGCGGTGGAGGTCTGGGTGGAGGACGAGGGCCCGGGGCTGGCGGACACGGGGAACCTGTTCGTGCCGTTCTTCACGACGAAGCCGCAGGGTAGCGGCATCGGCCTGGCGCTGAGTCAGCAGATTGCCGAGGCGCACGGTGGGACGCTGCGCCTGGAGAACCGTCCGGAGGGACGCGGGTGCCGGGCCCGGCTGCGGCTCCCGCTGGAGGCGCGCGCGGCGATGGTGGGGTGA
- a CDS encoding VOC family protein, translated as MTVKRLDNIGIVVEDLPAAIAFFTELGLELQAEMPVAGDWVDRVVGLENVQVDIAMMRTPNGQTRLELTKFHHPTATHGDPKDAPANILGLRRIMFAVDDIHDVVTRLRKHGAELVGEVARYQDLYLLCYLRGPSGIIVALAEELR; from the coding sequence ATGACCGTCAAGCGCTTGGACAACATCGGCATCGTCGTCGAGGACCTCCCGGCGGCCATCGCCTTCTTCACCGAGCTGGGCCTGGAGCTCCAGGCCGAGATGCCCGTCGCCGGTGACTGGGTCGACCGCGTCGTCGGACTCGAGAACGTCCAGGTCGACATCGCGATGATGCGGACCCCGAATGGCCAGACCCGCCTCGAGCTGACGAAGTTCCACCACCCGACCGCGACCCACGGCGACCCGAAGGACGCTCCCGCCAACATCCTGGGCCTGCGGCGCATCATGTTCGCCGTCGACGACATTCACGACGTCGTCACCCGCCTGCGCAAACACGGCGCCGAGCTCGTCGGCGAGGTCGCCCGCTACCAGGACCTCTACCTGCTCTGCTACCTGCGAGGCCCCTCGGGCATCATCGTCGCCCTGGCCGAGGAGCTGCGCTGA